The Sulfurovum sp. TSL1 genomic sequence AAGAAAAAAGCCAATATTGAAGAGGCACTGGATTACTTGAGAGTCCATCATGCCACGCCTACCAAAGAGTTTTTGGCCAAACTTGAGTCTATAGGGGCAATGAAGATCAATGACAAAACCTATATGATGGATGTCATAGGTCGCGGTGAGTTCAACAGAGAAAAGTTGATTACGCTTCTGCCGGAGTTTGACAAGTATGATGATGAGGTTATAGAACAGATTCTGATCGAAGCAAAATACAGCCGTTATATAGAGAAACAGCAGCAGCAGATCCTGCAGATGGATGATATGCTGAAGATCAAAATACCGGAAGGTTTTGCCTATAGAAATATCGCAGGATTGAGCAATGAGATCGTGGAGAAACTCGAACTGGCTACGCCTCCTACGCTGTTTGCAGCGTCACAGATATCAGGTGTGACACCTGCGGCACTGGAGATCATTCACGTGCATATCAAAATGGCTCAAAAGAACAGACAAAAAGATAAGTGAGAGTAGAAGAGAGGCGATAAATCTTAAAGAAAAAAATTATTATCTAATAATATCTATCTTTAAGTTAGACTACCTTAGAATAAATAAATTATTTATAAAGGTTCAGTATGAAAACGTTTCTCTTCTCTCTTCTCCTTTCGGTTGCCGCATTTGCCATCGAACCATTGGTCGACACCACATGGCTTCAGCATCATATCGGTGACAAAAAACTCCGAATTGTAGAGGTTTCGACCCCGAAAAGTTATACATCAGGGCACATCAAAGATGCACTGCATACGACTATAGATAAATGGAGGGTCAATCATGGTACGTTTATCACTATCAGAAGCGCACAAGAGATCCAAAAAGAGATCCGAAGACTAGGCATTGATGCATCTACAGAGGTCGTACTCTATGCAGATATCCAAACGCCAAAAGATTTTCTCAAAGCAAGTTACATTTTCTGGGCTCTGAATTACCACGGGATCACAAATGTAGCGTTTTTAGATGGTGGCAAACAGGCATGGATAGAAGAAGGCGCAGCACTTGAGAGTACTATACCGGCAATAGCGGCGAGCAGTTATAAGGTAAAGATCCAACCGGCACTGATCGCAGACAGAACGTATGTAGAAGAGCATATAGGAAAACTTCCGATGCTTGATGCAAGGCCGAGTGATAAATATCTTGGTATCGCACCTACAGCGACGGTAGCAAGGGACGGACACATTAAGGGAGCGATGAGCTATTCCTGGAACTATTCGGTAGAGAGTGACTACACGCTAAAAGAGAGTAAAAAGCTGGAAACACTCTTTAAAGAGGGATACAAACTTGATAAAGAGAGTGAGGTCATTGTCTATTGTACAGGTGGTCTTGAAACTTCATTTAACTATTTTGTTTTAAGCGGTGTGCTTGGGTACAAACATGTAAGACTCTATGATGCTTCAATGAAGGAGTGGGGAAACCGTAGAGATACGCCAATGGTCCAATACACGTACGAGGTATTTAAAAAATAGGCTGCTTTTACGCACGCCTCCTCTTGTAACTGTAACCTATTTCAATACACCATAAAAATATCGTGATCTAACACGATAGAAATAGACTCTGATCCTATGGTAATTTTAGCTACGAATTCCACCTTGGGATATAGGATGTATGATGATAGATATAGAGAAAAAAGCCAGAATATGATACAAAAGTATTAAAATAATAAATTATTATAAATATAAATTAAATTGATAATATTTTTAATTTATGGTTCTTTTACACTTCTTCTTTAATCATAAGTACAATACAATATAAACATAGTTTTGATTTATGGAGGATTAAAGATGAAAGAAAATGAAAAAGATCGTCGGGACTTTATGGGCATGGCACTGGGTGCATGTGCTGCAGTAGGGGGTGTAGGTGCACTTTATGCTGCAAAACGTACTTGGGACCCATTGCCGAGTGTCAAGGCAGCCGGATTTACTACGATCGATCTCAGCGGTGCACAGGAAAATGTACTGAATATTGAAAAATGGAGAGGAAAACCGATCTTCGTTTTGAAAAAATCAGCAGATATGAAAGCAGATGAGAGAGATATCGTGATCGGGTCAGATAGATTTCACGTTTCTATAGGTCTTTGTACACACTTAGGATGTATCCCTGCCTATGAGAAAGACCAGCATAAGTTCAAATGTGCGTGTCATGGTGGTGAATTTGATGCAAGCGGACACCAAATTTTCGGTCCTCCCCCAAGTCCTCTTGTCATCCCTCCGTTTAAAATAGATGGAACAAAGCTTGTTCTTGGCGAGTCAGGTCCGGAATATCAAAAAATGTTAGATGCCGGTATAACGGCATAAGGAGGGGGGATTATGGCACATTTTGAAAAGGCAAAAAATCTTAATGAGTGGTTGGATCAGCGTTTAGCCATCAATACGCTCAAAAGAGTACTCAATACAGAATACTGGATCCCGAAAGATATTAACTTCCTCTGGGCAATGGGGATGGTCCTGGCGGCAACATTCGGGATGCTCGTACTCTCCGGTATCTTCTTACTTATGTATTATAAACCGGATACAAACCTTGCATTTGATTCAGTGAACTATACGATCATGAGCGAAGTAGGGTATGGCTGGTTCTGGAGACATATTCACGGTGTAGGTGCGTCCATCGTATTCCTTATCATCTATATTCATATGTTCACAGGTATCTATTATGGTTCCTATAAAAAAGGTAGAGAGCTTATCTGGCTATCTGGTATGGGACTGTTTGTTGCATTCTCGGCAGAGGCTTTCTCTGGATATATGCTGCCTTGGGGGCAGATGAGTTACTGGGCGGGTATGGTTATTACCAACCTGTTCTCTGGAGGTTCACTAGAGTTAAATGGCTTGGTTGAGTGGATACGTGGTGATTATGTCCCGGGCGATGCGTTCCTGACAAGATTCTTCATGTTACATGTATTGTTGCTCCCATTGGTGATCATCGGGCTTATCGTACTGCATTTTGGTACGCTGAGAATACCACATGTCAACAACCAGGAAGGTGCAGAGATCGACTTTAAAGAGGCAGCGGATCTTTGGAAAGCAGGTAAGAAAAAAGAGTCTAAAGTGATCCCTTTCTCTCCGGTATTCTTAAGTAAAGATATCTTTGTGATGGGTGTCTATTTTATACTCTTCTTTTACTTGGTATTCTATAACTTTAACTTTGCAATGGACCCGGTGAACTTTGACCCGGCAGACGGTCTTAAAACACCGGCACACATCTATCCTGAGTGGTACTTCCTGTGGTCTTACGAGATCTTGCGTCCGTTCGGCAAAGATGCCGGTCTGATCGCATTTGCTATTGCACAGTTAGCACTGTTCTTCCTACCGTTTATAGACAGAAGTCCGAATGTGGCTCCGGCACATAAAAGAGGGCTTTTCCAAGTGTGGTTCTGGGTATTGATTATCGATATGATCGCTCTGACTGCGATGGGTAAACTACCGCCGACAGACCCTACATTTGCATTCATAGGTTTGGTATCAGCATGGACATTCTTGGCACTGGGACCGATCTTGTTCATCATTACCATGTTTGAGAAAAAAATAGAGAAAGGAGCATAACATGAGAGAGTTGAAAATATTAGCAGTTGTTGTCTTCTTTTCGCTATTGACCTATTATCTGGTAGAGCCTTATGCACACCATGAAATGCATAAGAAAGTGGACGCTCAGGGGAATGAGATCAAGATAGAAAGCCATGATTTTTTCTATGATGGCAAAGATGATATTATTGAGGCAGAACGTGCGGGTGACGCTTCGAAACTGGTTGCAAAAGAAGCATTCTGGGCTGATGTCGCAGCTGTGGCCAAACTTGAAGGAAATGCTGCAGCAGGTGAAGCTGGCTTTGGCCTATGTATGGGGTGTCACAATGGAGCAAACATGAACATGGGTGGCGTGATACCGCCAAATCTTGATCATGCAGGTGCACTTTATGATAAAAATTATCTTATCGCACTGATCAAAGATCCTGCCATGGCATCCAACGTGGATCATAAGTATGCGGATACCATGATGCACCCGATGGGTTCGATCAAATCTATGATGACAGACAACCAGCAAATTGCCGATGTGGTAGCGTATATAATTGAGAATAAATCAGGTGAAGTAAGCCCTAAAGAAGCCTATATGGAAGCATGTATGAGATGTCATGCCCTTCGTTATGGAAAACTGACACAGTTGGGTGAAACACCGGCATTCAAACAGGAAAAAGAGGCACTTGCGTATAAGATAAAAGTGATCGATGAGCAGGATGCGGTAAAAGCCTATATGGGTAAACTGCCTCCTGATCTTTCTATGATCATTAGAGCAAGAAGTGAACATTTCATGGAGACATTTATCGAAAATCCGCAAAGTCAATTGGCTGGAACATCGATGCCTAGAGTCGGATTAAGCCATGAAGGATTTGAGAAGGTCAAAGCCTACCTTACTGAGGTGTGTGATCCAAGTAAAGCACAAAGAGAAGCGATCGGACCGATCGTGATCGGTTTCTTTATCCTCTTCTCACTTCTTGCACTGCTGTGGAAGAAGTCGCAATGGAGAGATCTACACTAATCTAGCGATTTAGGACAAGGGTCTCCTTGTCCTTACTTTCTTCATATCCATTATCCTTTTTTTATCTACATTTAGGTACCCTAAGAAAAAATTTTAAGAAATTTTAAAAAATTATACATTGGATTTTATATGCTTATAGATGGACATGGCCGTACAGTCAACTACTTACGTATCTCAGTGACAGAACGTTGTAACTTCAGATGTCAATACTGTATGCCGGAAAAACCTTTTTCATGGGTACCTAAAGAGAACCTGCTTACTTTTG encodes the following:
- a CDS encoding sulfurtransferase, translating into MKTFLFSLLLSVAAFAIEPLVDTTWLQHHIGDKKLRIVEVSTPKSYTSGHIKDALHTTIDKWRVNHGTFITIRSAQEIQKEIRRLGIDASTEVVLYADIQTPKDFLKASYIFWALNYHGITNVAFLDGGKQAWIEEGAALESTIPAIAASSYKVKIQPALIADRTYVEEHIGKLPMLDARPSDKYLGIAPTATVARDGHIKGAMSYSWNYSVESDYTLKESKKLETLFKEGYKLDKESEVIVYCTGGLETSFNYFVLSGVLGYKHVRLYDASMKEWGNRRDTPMVQYTYEVFKK
- a CDS encoding Rieske 2Fe-2S domain-containing protein; this encodes MKENEKDRRDFMGMALGACAAVGGVGALYAAKRTWDPLPSVKAAGFTTIDLSGAQENVLNIEKWRGKPIFVLKKSADMKADERDIVIGSDRFHVSIGLCTHLGCIPAYEKDQHKFKCACHGGEFDASGHQIFGPPPSPLVIPPFKIDGTKLVLGESGPEYQKMLDAGITA
- a CDS encoding cytochrome bc complex cytochrome b subunit — translated: MAHFEKAKNLNEWLDQRLAINTLKRVLNTEYWIPKDINFLWAMGMVLAATFGMLVLSGIFLLMYYKPDTNLAFDSVNYTIMSEVGYGWFWRHIHGVGASIVFLIIYIHMFTGIYYGSYKKGRELIWLSGMGLFVAFSAEAFSGYMLPWGQMSYWAGMVITNLFSGGSLELNGLVEWIRGDYVPGDAFLTRFFMLHVLLLPLVIIGLIVLHFGTLRIPHVNNQEGAEIDFKEAADLWKAGKKKESKVIPFSPVFLSKDIFVMGVYFILFFYLVFYNFNFAMDPVNFDPADGLKTPAHIYPEWYFLWSYEILRPFGKDAGLIAFAIAQLALFFLPFIDRSPNVAPAHKRGLFQVWFWVLIIDMIALTAMGKLPPTDPTFAFIGLVSAWTFLALGPILFIITMFEKKIEKGA
- a CDS encoding c-type cytochrome; this translates as MRELKILAVVVFFSLLTYYLVEPYAHHEMHKKVDAQGNEIKIESHDFFYDGKDDIIEAERAGDASKLVAKEAFWADVAAVAKLEGNAAAGEAGFGLCMGCHNGANMNMGGVIPPNLDHAGALYDKNYLIALIKDPAMASNVDHKYADTMMHPMGSIKSMMTDNQQIADVVAYIIENKSGEVSPKEAYMEACMRCHALRYGKLTQLGETPAFKQEKEALAYKIKVIDEQDAVKAYMGKLPPDLSMIIRARSEHFMETFIENPQSQLAGTSMPRVGLSHEGFEKVKAYLTEVCDPSKAQREAIGPIVIGFFILFSLLALLWKKSQWRDLH